A single genomic interval of Thermodesulfobium sp. 4217-1 harbors:
- a CDS encoding cytochrome ubiquinol oxidase subunit I: MDVVTLSRLQFGATAMYHFIFVPLTLGLGILVAIMETLHYRTKNEIYLKMTKFWGRLFLINFVLGIVTGITLEFQFGTNWAQYSIYVGDIFGAPLAIEATLAFFLESTFLGVWLFGWKRISPKMHLISIWLVAFSSNLSALWILIANAWMQDPVGFVLKNNRAEMTNFAAVVFNPYAWLKFTHTITAGFVVGAFFVMGISAYHLLKKQNVEFFKKSFYIAATFGMISSLLVFFIGDMHAAEVAHVQPTKIAAMESLWNTEKSAPIYLLLVPDDAKKSNLVEAFPIPSLLSLLAYHDPNATVRGLNSFPQNDIPPVTPVFLSFRIMVGLGTLFIFLTILAWWLAKKDKLLNHRGFLRIMLYSLPLPYIATQVGWIVAEVGRQPWIVYGLLKTNDAVSKNLTIGDVILTLGIFIVLYTALAVLDFTLLTYYARKGPLETD; the protein is encoded by the coding sequence ATGGACGTTGTAACATTGTCAAGACTGCAATTTGGAGCTACTGCAATGTACCACTTTATTTTTGTCCCATTAACTTTGGGCTTGGGCATCCTTGTGGCAATAATGGAAACTCTTCATTACAGAACAAAAAATGAAATTTATCTGAAGATGACAAAATTTTGGGGAAGGCTATTTCTAATTAATTTTGTTTTAGGCATTGTCACTGGTATTACACTTGAATTTCAATTTGGTACTAACTGGGCTCAATACTCTATTTATGTGGGTGATATTTTTGGCGCGCCTCTTGCAATAGAGGCTACACTTGCTTTCTTCCTTGAATCTACATTCTTGGGAGTTTGGCTTTTTGGGTGGAAAAGGATATCGCCAAAGATGCACTTAATTAGTATCTGGCTTGTGGCCTTCTCATCAAATCTGTCTGCTCTATGGATACTCATTGCCAATGCTTGGATGCAAGATCCTGTAGGCTTTGTTCTTAAGAACAATAGAGCAGAGATGACCAATTTTGCTGCTGTGGTGTTTAACCCATACGCATGGCTTAAGTTTACCCACACCATTACAGCAGGCTTTGTTGTAGGTGCTTTTTTTGTAATGGGTATATCTGCCTATCATCTTTTGAAAAAACAAAATGTTGAGTTTTTTAAAAAGTCATTTTACATTGCTGCCACCTTTGGCATGATTTCGAGTTTACTTGTATTTTTTATTGGTGATATGCACGCTGCAGAGGTTGCACATGTTCAACCAACAAAAATAGCTGCAATGGAGTCTCTTTGGAATACTGAAAAATCAGCTCCAATTTACCTTTTGTTGGTGCCTGATGATGCTAAAAAGTCAAATCTGGTAGAGGCTTTTCCTATACCGTCTCTCTTAAGCTTGCTTGCTTATCATGATCCCAATGCTACAGTCAGGGGGCTAAATAGCTTCCCTCAGAACGATATCCCCCCTGTAACTCCAGTTTTTCTGAGTTTTAGGATAATGGTTGGTTTGGGAACGCTTTTTATATTTCTAACGATTTTGGCATGGTGGCTTGCTAAGAAAGACAAATTGCTCAATCATCGTGGTTTTTTGAGAATAATGCTCTACTCACTTCCTCTTCCATATATTGCTACTCAAGTTGGCTGGATTGTTGCTGAGGTTGGAAGACAGCCCTGGATAGTGTATGGTTTGTTGAAGACGAACGATGCTGTTAGCAAAAACTTGACAATTGGAGACGTCATATTAACTCTTGGAATTTTCATTGTTTTGTATACAGCGCTTGCTGTTCTTGATTTTACGCTATTAACTTATTATGCCCGCAAGGGTCCTTTGGAAACGGATTAG
- the cydB gene encoding cytochrome d ubiquinol oxidase subunit II → MLNILWFIIWGLLWAMYFALDGFDLGIGMLFPFFGKTDQDKKTMLESVGPVWDANEVWLITAGGATFAAFPTTYAYMFSFLYLPLMLILYGLIIRAVCLEFRYKVNNPSLASLLENGLFLGSLLPALLLGVAFGNIFQGLPIDQTGYHGNLITLLNPFGLITGILFVVAFLLHGSLWLSFRTEGDINLRAKALARKLWFITLFFAVLFLVSAYFVTNLYANYFSMPFLLIVPILCVIGLLGAGFFINSSEIMAFLSSAICIIFLTFTGVGGLYPNLIPSSINNAFSLSAFNSSSSQYTLTVMTVVVIIFVPIVLAYKFWTYKTFSYKIKEGEGEGY, encoded by the coding sequence ATGTTAAATATATTGTGGTTTATCATTTGGGGACTGCTTTGGGCTATGTATTTTGCCCTTGATGGTTTTGATCTTGGAATAGGTATGTTATTTCCATTTTTTGGTAAAACAGATCAAGACAAAAAGACTATGCTTGAAAGCGTTGGCCCCGTTTGGGATGCTAACGAGGTATGGCTTATAACTGCAGGAGGCGCTACTTTTGCTGCTTTTCCGACTACATATGCCTATATGTTCAGTTTTCTATACCTTCCGCTTATGCTTATTTTGTACGGCTTGATAATAAGAGCTGTATGCCTTGAATTTAGGTATAAGGTAAATAATCCTTCTTTAGCTTCTTTGTTAGAAAATGGATTGTTTCTTGGGAGTCTTTTACCTGCACTTTTGCTTGGAGTTGCCTTTGGGAATATTTTTCAAGGACTTCCAATCGATCAGACCGGCTATCATGGAAATCTGATAACGCTTCTTAACCCGTTTGGGCTAATTACCGGTATCTTGTTTGTAGTAGCTTTCTTGTTGCATGGCTCTCTTTGGCTTTCTTTTAGAACTGAAGGGGATATCAATCTTAGGGCTAAGGCTCTTGCCAGGAAGCTATGGTTTATCACGCTATTCTTTGCAGTTTTGTTCTTGGTAAGCGCTTACTTTGTAACCAATCTTTATGCCAACTACTTTTCTATGCCATTTCTACTTATTGTGCCCATTCTTTGTGTAATTGGGCTTTTGGGAGCAGGATTTTTTATCAATTCCTCTGAAATTATGGCCTTTCTATCATCGGCGATATGTATAATATTTTTAACGTTTACTGGCGTAGGAGGATTATATCCAAATCTTATTCCTTCTAGCATCAACAATGCTTTTAGCTTAAGCGCTTTTAACTCATCTTCAAGCCAATATACATTAACCGTTATGACAGTTGTAGTGATAATATTCGTACCGATTGTACTTGCGTATAAATTTTGGACATATAAAACATTTAGCTACAAGATAAAAGAAGGTGAAGGAGAGGGCTATTAA
- the rpmE gene encoding 50S ribosomal protein L31, whose translation MKEGIHPQFYEDCVVTCACGNTFTTGSNKKAIKVDICSKCHPFFTGTQKLVDTEGRIEKFNKKYSKKFKEEEKN comes from the coding sequence TTGAAAGAAGGAATTCATCCTCAATTTTATGAGGACTGCGTGGTTACATGCGCTTGTGGCAATACTTTTACCACAGGTTCAAACAAGAAGGCTATCAAGGTAGATATCTGCTCAAAATGTCACCCATTTTTCACTGGAACTCAGAAACTTGTTGACACAGAAGGCAGGATAGAGAAGTTTAACAAAAAATATAGCAAGAAATTCAAAGAGGAAGAAAAAAATTAA
- a CDS encoding NAD(P)/FAD-dependent oxidoreductase, whose product MEVEKNGAILQRDKETYAVVARIPCGILSLETMETISSVVKKYSIPIVKISSGQRIVLVGIKPDEIDLVWADLKTGIGRALEPCLHYVQACPGTSVCRFGQKNSLEMGMKLENILYGLPTAAKIKIGVSGCPFNCGEAFTRDIGLIGTVKGWKLIFGGNSGRAPRIGDVIKEELSEEDAVDLVKRAIKIYTDKANPKDRSARFIEKFGIENFKKEVFGS is encoded by the coding sequence ATGGAAGTTGAAAAAAATGGTGCAATTTTACAAAGAGATAAAGAAACATACGCCGTAGTAGCAAGGATCCCTTGTGGGATACTCTCTCTTGAAACTATGGAAACAATTTCATCAGTAGTAAAAAAGTATTCTATACCAATAGTTAAAATCTCATCAGGACAAAGAATTGTGTTAGTTGGGATCAAGCCTGACGAAATTGATCTAGTCTGGGCAGATCTAAAAACAGGAATTGGCAGGGCGCTTGAGCCTTGTCTACACTATGTCCAAGCATGTCCTGGGACAAGCGTTTGCAGATTTGGGCAAAAAAATTCTCTTGAAATGGGCATGAAATTAGAAAATATTTTATACGGCTTGCCTACTGCTGCAAAAATAAAAATTGGAGTATCAGGATGTCCATTTAACTGTGGTGAAGCTTTCACAAGAGACATAGGTTTGATTGGAACAGTTAAAGGTTGGAAATTGATTTTTGGAGGCAATTCTGGCAGGGCTCCCAGGATTGGTGACGTCATAAAAGAAGAGCTATCTGAAGAGGATGCAGTGGATCTGGTTAAAAGGGCTATAAAAATATATACAGACAAGGCTAACCCAAAAGATAGGAGTGCAAGATTCATCGAAAAGTTTGGCATAGAAAATTTTAAAAAAGAGGTTTTTGGCTCTTAA
- the ispE gene encoding 4-(cytidine 5'-diphospho)-2-C-methyl-D-erythritol kinase — MFTINAFAKVNLSLDILGKYPDGYHEIASVFHSIDFFDSLSLRPIDNKNLILDSNIKIENNILHKIWHYISSNYDVKSGVYVNLEKNIPLMAGLGGGSSDAAAFLYAINLIFSLGLKRKDLLDLSLNFGSDIAYFFYGGMCLVEGRGEKVSKLEEYLEEKIILILPNKGISTSFAYNLYDKDPKITNYTKQFCDERRRGFIKTGNVFEDLILPIDSDLKKIKEVLNGLSDWNLMSGSGSVFFAKSENETLIGKELEGLAQVRSSVLKPLNMDLIEL; from the coding sequence ATTTTTACTATAAATGCCTTTGCAAAAGTTAACTTAAGCCTTGATATTTTAGGCAAATATCCAGATGGTTATCACGAAATTGCTTCTGTTTTTCACAGTATTGATTTTTTCGATTCATTGTCTTTGAGGCCTATTGATAATAAAAACTTGATTCTTGATTCTAACATTAAGATTGAAAACAACATCTTACACAAAATTTGGCATTATATTTCATCAAACTATGATGTTAAGAGTGGAGTATACGTTAATTTAGAAAAAAACATACCCCTGATGGCTGGTCTGGGAGGCGGTTCAAGCGATGCGGCAGCTTTTCTGTACGCTATCAACTTAATTTTTTCCTTAGGTTTAAAGAGAAAGGATTTGCTCGATCTGTCTCTCAATTTTGGTTCTGATATAGCATATTTTTTTTATGGGGGAATGTGCCTGGTCGAAGGGAGAGGAGAAAAGGTCTCTAAATTAGAAGAGTATTTAGAAGAAAAAATAATATTGATTTTGCCAAACAAAGGAATATCAACATCCTTTGCGTATAACCTGTACGATAAAGATCCGAAAATTACTAACTATACGAAACAGTTTTGTGATGAAAGAAGGAGAGGTTTTATTAAAACAGGGAATGTTTTTGAAGATTTGATTTTGCCAATAGATTCTGATTTAAAAAAAATTAAAGAAGTATTAAATGGACTGTCTGATTGGAATCTGATGAGCGGATCTGGCTCTGTCTTTTTTGCAAAATCAGAAAATGAAACCCTGATCGGAAAGGAGCTGGAAGGACTGGCTCAGGTAAGGTCTTCAGTTTTAAAGCCACTAAATATGGATCTTATCGAACTCTAA
- a CDS encoding VTT domain-containing protein yields the protein MEQISNLLNVIYSSVLSMNMNIWVFCSIAFFWLFLDSMGLPLPYEGMLLITGALVGAGFINPVEAIALTIFSTIFGACLSFLIGVKLKPFTTKLGPRYLNILEHILYLIEGEKGFVILIVVRFLPGIRHFSSYIAGISKVDLKDFLIPTSIGSSIWTIFVLIVGFSGMESIKMFKENSLLASLILVITISIFGYVYFSLHKHSKKILKVKKGDIYEKKTVN from the coding sequence TTGGAACAAATTTCAAATTTGCTAAATGTAATTTATTCAAGCGTACTGAGCATGAATATGAACATATGGGTCTTTTGCTCTATCGCATTTTTCTGGCTTTTTTTAGATTCAATGGGATTACCCCTGCCCTATGAAGGAATGCTATTAATTACAGGCGCTCTTGTAGGCGCTGGTTTCATAAACCCAGTAGAAGCTATCGCACTCACAATATTTTCAACAATTTTTGGAGCATGTTTATCTTTCTTAATCGGCGTAAAACTAAAGCCATTTACTACAAAATTAGGTCCAAGGTACCTAAACATATTAGAACATATCTTATATCTCATTGAGGGAGAGAAGGGCTTTGTAATTCTTATAGTTGTCAGATTTCTACCTGGAATAAGACATTTTTCTTCCTACATCGCAGGGATTTCGAAAGTTGATCTAAAAGATTTTTTAATCCCAACTAGCATAGGCAGCTCAATATGGACTATTTTTGTATTAATAGTGGGCTTTTCAGGAATGGAGAGCATAAAGATGTTCAAAGAAAATTCGCTATTAGCATCCTTAATTCTCGTAATCACAATTTCTATATTTGGCTATGTTTATTTTTCCCTACACAAACACAGCAAAAAAATTCTAAAAGTTAAAAAAGGAGATATTTATGAGAAAAAGACTGTTAATTGA
- a CDS encoding Spy/CpxP family protein refolding chaperone translates to MKKFFVGVMALALLASVWFMGNSFAFGTGGFGPGSGHGYAMDQAHNGQGFNYEQRENFMLDKLKAKLSLTDDQVTQIKSLLDNKYSQAKVVRTKLWNLNNDYRNLVANKADMSTLESKIKEINSAKVEMLNLNTDYRIKILEVLTPDQRVLMSMR, encoded by the coding sequence ATGAAAAAGTTTTTCGTAGGCGTTATGGCTTTAGCTCTACTTGCATCTGTTTGGTTTATGGGAAATTCGTTTGCTTTTGGTACAGGAGGTTTTGGTCCAGGTTCGGGTCATGGTTATGCAATGGATCAGGCTCATAATGGACAGGGCTTTAATTACGAGCAAAGAGAAAACTTTATGCTCGATAAGTTGAAAGCAAAGTTAAGCTTGACAGATGACCAGGTTACACAGATTAAATCATTGCTCGATAACAAGTATTCCCAAGCTAAGGTTGTAAGAACAAAGCTCTGGAATCTAAACAATGACTACAGAAATTTAGTAGCTAATAAGGCAGATATGTCTACCCTTGAATCAAAGATAAAGGAGATAAATAGCGCAAAAGTTGAGATGTTAAATTTGAACACAGATTATAGAATTAAAATATTAGAAGTGCTAACCCCCGACCAAAGAGTTTTAATGTCTATGAGATAG
- a CDS encoding DUF134 domain-containing protein, with amino-acid sequence MPRPKLKRFIQMEPKYSVYAPKGAGKTKEEVLMDLDEVETLRLVFGEGLDQDGAAKKLGVSRQTVGRTVDIAGKKLADFLVNGKVLKIKTDGNYEFINQDVDKEVAK; translated from the coding sequence GTGCCAAGACCGAAATTGAAAAGATTTATTCAAATGGAGCCTAAGTATAGCGTATATGCTCCAAAAGGTGCAGGCAAAACAAAAGAAGAGGTTTTGATGGATCTTGATGAAGTCGAAACTCTCAGGCTTGTTTTTGGTGAAGGCTTAGATCAGGATGGAGCCGCAAAGAAGCTTGGCGTTTCCAGACAGACTGTCGGAAGAACAGTAGACATCGCAGGAAAAAAGCTGGCTGACTTTCTTGTCAACGGCAAAGTTTTGAAAATCAAAACTGATGGCAATTATGAATTTATCAATCAGGATGTTGACAAAGAGGTAGCCAAATAG
- a CDS encoding Lin0512 family protein, translated as MRKRLLIEMGMGIDQHGQSPTKAAIKAIKNAIQNVYITGLIEIFNIKNLEEIEILAELGVPNPDMIDIEELKTAFPIQGNIKIDVKDGGMKIKALKIEELKDLSDEVIICCAAVSVFVNVN; from the coding sequence ATGAGAAAAAGACTGTTAATTGAAATGGGTATGGGCATAGACCAGCACGGACAGTCTCCTACAAAGGCAGCAATTAAAGCTATTAAAAACGCAATACAGAACGTTTACATAACTGGATTAATAGAAATATTTAACATTAAGAATCTGGAAGAAATCGAAATTTTAGCAGAATTAGGAGTTCCAAATCCAGACATGATAGATATTGAAGAGCTAAAAACTGCCTTTCCAATTCAGGGGAATATAAAGATAGATGTGAAAGATGGAGGTATGAAGATAAAGGCTCTTAAAATAGAAGAGCTAAAAGACCTCAGCGATGAAGTAATTATTTGCTGTGCAGCAGTAAGCGTATTTGTAAACGTAAACTGA
- a CDS encoding class I SAM-dependent methyltransferase, with protein MEKINKDSRISLSIDLTWEENNIKHVENYFARPHMWLDANTLPDNLHEWLPGKEVGEVFEFTYGAGELFSPYSSKNIIPIKWFSEEEKQIFKVGRFYRIEALMGREGKNSIKKPLFRCIEKRDDLFFADFNHPLSEIKCTLTAKVMRIAQQPEVQFGTGGMCFDWISDIGNGIGMQGKFKQIDTDFYSANSFEVRDTEEGGIFYENNSSIINVDIVLKNKISEVLENMIDNSSKILDIMGRTSPYLKNNPDITIIGLNKEISSIDKKISSINNKNIVKDPRLPYYEGQFDFVICSFCFEYLPRPQEFVNEVNRILKPGGSFITIFTNRYFKPKSILLWSELNDFERLGYLQDNYKRTNFKNISTYTSRGYLRALSDPEAVIDRQSAPLFLIKGTK; from the coding sequence ATGGAAAAAATTAATAAAGATTCAAGGATCTCGTTATCAATAGATTTAACATGGGAAGAGAACAATATTAAGCATGTAGAAAATTATTTTGCAAGACCACACATGTGGCTTGATGCAAATACTTTACCAGACAATTTACATGAATGGTTACCCGGAAAAGAAGTTGGAGAGGTATTTGAGTTTACTTATGGTGCAGGAGAGCTTTTTTCACCTTACTCATCCAAAAATATAATACCAATAAAGTGGTTCTCAGAAGAAGAAAAGCAAATTTTTAAAGTTGGCAGGTTTTATAGAATAGAGGCTCTAATGGGCAGAGAAGGTAAAAATTCTATTAAAAAGCCTTTGTTTAGGTGTATAGAGAAAAGAGACGATCTGTTCTTTGCTGATTTCAATCACCCACTATCAGAGATAAAGTGTACTCTTACGGCTAAAGTAATGAGGATTGCCCAACAACCAGAGGTTCAGTTTGGCACAGGCGGAATGTGTTTTGATTGGATATCTGACATCGGAAATGGCATAGGAATGCAGGGAAAATTTAAACAAATTGACACTGATTTTTATTCAGCTAACTCGTTTGAAGTAAGAGACACAGAAGAAGGTGGAATATTTTATGAAAATAATTCCTCAATAATAAATGTAGACATTGTGCTAAAAAATAAAATAAGCGAAGTTTTAGAAAACATGATTGATAATAGCTCCAAAATTTTAGATATTATGGGCAGAACCTCTCCCTATTTAAAGAATAATCCTGATATAACAATAATTGGCTTAAACAAAGAAATATCCTCAATAGACAAAAAGATTTCATCAATCAATAATAAAAATATTGTAAAAGATCCACGCCTGCCATATTATGAAGGCCAATTCGATTTTGTAATATGTAGCTTCTGTTTCGAATATTTACCTCGTCCACAAGAGTTTGTGAACGAGGTAAATAGGATTTTAAAACCTGGTGGTTCCTTTATAACAATATTTACAAATAGATACTTCAAACCTAAATCAATACTTTTATGGTCCGAGCTAAATGATTTCGAAAGGCTTGGATATTTGCAAGATAATTACAAAAGAACCAACTTTAAAAATATATCCACCTATACTTCGCGTGGATATCTAAGAGCACTTTCTGACCCTGAAGCCGTAATAGACAGGCAAAGCGCCCCTCTTTTTTTAATAAAGGGCACAAAATAA
- the thyX gene encoding FAD-dependent thymidylate synthase, which produces MARNSKRKKKIKISLIYCTPDPVRAIALGARVSVTTKSIFDVYSDLKEDEAQELVKRLYKMGHHTPFEHVSFTFGVENISRSCSHQLVRHRIASFTQKSQRYTRFGMRSRDSESNKRVEIEDLYVFPQTFQKHPSILTKYRDYLELGRRLYEDLLSKGVPAEDARYILPNSAHTSLVMTMNFRELMHASNLRLCQRAQWEIRSIFEEIKVRVFEVSPFLSEFLYPKCEITGYCNEEKSCGRKPKKES; this is translated from the coding sequence ATAGCAAGAAATTCAAAGAGGAAGAAAAAAATTAAGATTTCACTTATTTACTGTACTCCAGACCCCGTCAGGGCTATTGCCCTGGGGGCAAGGGTCTCAGTGACTACGAAATCTATCTTTGACGTATATTCTGATCTTAAAGAAGATGAGGCCCAAGAGCTTGTAAAGAGATTGTATAAGATGGGACATCATACTCCTTTTGAGCATGTTTCTTTTACGTTTGGAGTTGAAAATATCTCCAGATCCTGCTCTCATCAGCTTGTAAGGCACAGGATAGCGTCCTTTACACAAAAGAGCCAAAGATATACCAGGTTTGGCATGAGGAGTCGAGATTCTGAATCTAACAAAAGAGTTGAGATAGAAGATTTATACGTATTCCCGCAAACATTCCAGAAACATCCATCAATTCTTACGAAATACAGGGACTATCTGGAGCTTGGGAGGAGATTGTACGAGGATCTTTTGTCTAAGGGAGTTCCTGCTGAGGACGCAAGGTATATTCTGCCAAATAGCGCTCATACCTCTCTTGTTATGACTATGAACTTCAGGGAGCTTATGCATGCATCCAATCTTAGGCTTTGTCAAAGGGCACAATGGGAAATACGTTCAATATTTGAGGAGATAAAGGTAAGAGTTTTTGAGGTTTCTCCCTTCTTGTCAGAATTTTTATACCCAAAGTGTGAAATTACAGGCTATTGCAATGAGGAGAAATCTTGCGGCAGAAAGCCTAAAAAAGAGTCTTAG
- a CDS encoding NlpC/P60 family protein has translation MKRKIFFILVLFLIVSSASSYSFAVTLRPGDSSDEVQNIKVKLYDLGYNVTVNKNFDEKTENAVKLYQKEAKLPVTGIIDDITYQCLTMGRMTVIEKYKTFDLASLSRQMDVNSNPIIRTAVRFMGISYRWGGEMPSTGFDCSGYVQYVFRLNGISLPRTADLQYDSGTPISVSELRPGDLVFFTTYLPGASHDGIYIGNGKFIAANTSTGVSISSLDDPYWKTRYFGAVRVR, from the coding sequence GTGAAAAGGAAAATTTTCTTTATATTGGTGCTTTTTCTTATAGTTTCTTCTGCGAGCAGTTACTCTTTTGCTGTCACCCTCAGGCCAGGAGATAGCTCTGACGAGGTCCAAAATATAAAAGTAAAGCTTTACGACCTAGGATACAACGTAACGGTAAACAAAAACTTCGATGAAAAGACCGAAAATGCAGTAAAGCTTTATCAAAAAGAAGCCAAACTCCCTGTCACAGGAATCATAGATGACATTACCTATCAATGTCTCACAATGGGCAGAATGACAGTAATAGAAAAATACAAAACCTTCGACCTTGCGTCCCTTTCAAGACAGATGGACGTTAATTCGAACCCCATAATAAGAACTGCAGTAAGATTTATGGGCATCTCATATAGGTGGGGCGGAGAAATGCCCTCTACAGGGTTTGACTGTTCTGGATATGTCCAATATGTCTTTAGATTAAATGGGATAAGCCTTCCAAGAACGGCCGATCTCCAATATGACTCGGGAACTCCAATATCTGTTTCAGAGCTTAGACCAGGAGATTTAGTATTTTTTACAACTTATCTGCCAGGAGCTTCACACGATGGGATATATATTGGTAATGGAAAATTTATAGCTGCGAATACTAGCACGGGGGTTAGTATAAGCTCTCTTGATGACCCTTATTGGAAAACCAGGTATTTTGGAGCAGTTAGAGTTCGATAA
- a CDS encoding nicotinate phosphoribosyltransferase translates to MLISDFDEIIDGFTADSYFLRTLKILNEKDINKSVLVEIKASSLPTGYDWGIFAGINEARMILNNIRGIEVLSMREGSLFYPDEPVLSIKGRYVDFALFETAVLGILCQASAVATKAARIKKVIGSKQLISFGSRRAHPSITAHLERNAYIGGCDGVSSIIGGKVINQTPKGTMPHSLVLLMGSLKDALKAFDDVIDKAIPRIALVDTFCDEKFEAIEAAKLLGERLYAVRLDTPSSRRGNIRKILEEVRWELDLRGFNKVKIALSGGIDEYVAKDLSDVADIFGVGTALTNAPIINFSMDIVEIEGEPIAKRGKKSGQKDLIYCSHCGKRFVVHKDKNNQSVCPVCKSQTVSLLLPIEEPYPDSPTIRARTLENLSSIG, encoded by the coding sequence TTGCTTATTTCAGACTTTGATGAAATAATAGACGGTTTTACCGCTGATTCGTATTTTCTAAGAACTTTGAAAATCCTGAACGAAAAAGATATCAACAAGAGTGTTTTGGTTGAGATAAAAGCTTCTTCATTGCCGACAGGCTATGATTGGGGGATTTTTGCAGGCATTAATGAAGCCAGGATGATACTTAATAATATAAGAGGCATAGAAGTATTATCTATGCGAGAGGGCAGCTTATTTTATCCTGACGAGCCAGTTTTGTCTATTAAAGGTAGATATGTAGATTTTGCTCTTTTTGAAACTGCAGTATTGGGCATTCTTTGCCAGGCATCGGCGGTAGCCACTAAGGCTGCCAGAATTAAAAAGGTCATAGGTTCCAAGCAGCTTATCTCATTTGGTTCGAGGCGCGCTCACCCTTCTATTACAGCTCATCTTGAGAGGAACGCATATATTGGAGGTTGTGATGGGGTTTCAAGCATTATTGGCGGTAAAGTAATCAATCAAACCCCAAAGGGGACTATGCCTCATTCTTTGGTGCTGCTTATGGGGTCCTTGAAAGATGCTCTTAAGGCATTTGACGACGTGATTGATAAAGCTATACCTCGTATTGCCCTTGTCGATACTTTTTGTGATGAAAAATTTGAAGCTATTGAGGCTGCCAAGCTTTTGGGCGAAAGACTTTATGCCGTAAGGCTGGATACGCCGTCCTCAAGGAGAGGCAATATTAGAAAGATTCTTGAAGAGGTTAGGTGGGAGCTCGATTTGCGCGGTTTTAATAAGGTAAAGATTGCCCTTTCAGGGGGCATTGATGAATATGTGGCCAAAGATCTTAGCGATGTGGCAGACATATTTGGCGTGGGCACTGCTTTGACAAATGCACCAATAATAAACTTTTCAATGGATATTGTGGAGATCGAAGGAGAACCCATTGCCAAGAGGGGCAAGAAGTCAGGGCAAAAGGATTTGATATATTGCTCGCATTGTGGCAAAAGATTTGTCGTTCACAAAGACAAAAATAACCAAAGTGTATGCCCAGTTTGTAAATCACAGACTGTATCTTTACTTTTGCCTATTGAAGAGCCATACCCTGACAGCCCAACAATAAGAGCAAGAACCTTAGAAAACCTTTCAAGTATAGGATAA
- a CDS encoding DsrE family protein — MSEKLVVTVTVGPDDPEKATFAFIMANTALIMEMDVTMIFQSNGIYNVTKGAYEHIKAVEHETIKEHVDNFIENGGKLLACIPACISKEIPKDQLIDGVQMIKAGRALKEMMEANLVLNY, encoded by the coding sequence ATGTCAGAAAAACTTGTTGTAACAGTAACGGTGGGACCAGATGATCCAGAAAAGGCTACCTTTGCCTTTATAATGGCGAACACTGCTCTAATTATGGAGATGGATGTAACAATGATATTCCAATCAAATGGAATTTATAACGTCACCAAGGGAGCATACGAACACATAAAGGCTGTAGAGCACGAAACCATTAAAGAACATGTAGACAATTTTATTGAAAATGGAGGAAAGCTGCTCGCTTGTATCCCTGCTTGTATTTCAAAAGAGATACCAAAGGACCAGCTAATAGATGGTGTCCAAATGATAAAGGCAGGAAGGGCTCTCAAGGAGATGATGGAAGCCAATCTCGTTCTGAATTATTAA